In Pseudomonas sp. MTM4, one genomic interval encodes:
- a CDS encoding PhoH family protein, with product MNAPTEPHRFTLEPFEANRFANLCGQFDEHLRLIEQRLELEIRNRGNQFELIGPADVAKSAENLLRRLYRETKSTELSPDMVHLFLQESGMEEFANPSTTPNISLRTRKGNIRPRGANQQRYVQSILDNDINFGIGPAGTGKTYLAVACAVDALEREQIRRILLVRPAVEAGEKLGFLPGDLAQKIDPYLRPLYDALYEMLGFEHVARLIEKQVIEIAPLAYMRGRTLNNSFIILDESQNTTLEQMKMFLTRIGFGSTAVITGDITQVDLPRGTKSGLAHVIEVLKDVNGISFTHFKPKDVVRHPLVQRIVEAYEAFEDKQPQPGKRNAQDRESD from the coding sequence TTGAACGCCCCTACAGAGCCTCATCGTTTTACCCTCGAGCCCTTTGAAGCCAACCGCTTCGCCAATTTATGCGGTCAGTTCGACGAGCATCTGCGTCTGATCGAGCAACGCCTCGAGCTGGAGATCCGCAACCGTGGCAATCAGTTCGAACTGATTGGACCAGCCGATGTGGCGAAATCCGCCGAAAACCTTCTGCGCCGCCTGTATCGCGAGACCAAGAGCACCGAGCTCTCGCCAGACATGGTTCATCTGTTCCTGCAGGAATCGGGCATGGAGGAGTTTGCCAATCCTTCCACCACGCCGAACATCTCGCTGCGCACGCGCAAGGGCAACATTCGCCCGCGCGGTGCCAACCAGCAGCGCTACGTGCAATCCATCCTCGACAACGACATCAACTTCGGCATCGGCCCGGCCGGTACAGGCAAGACCTATCTGGCCGTCGCCTGTGCCGTCGATGCCCTCGAACGCGAGCAGATTCGCCGCATTCTTCTGGTGCGTCCGGCGGTCGAGGCCGGTGAAAAGCTGGGCTTCCTGCCGGGTGACCTGGCACAGAAGATCGACCCCTATCTGCGTCCGCTGTACGACGCGCTCTACGAAATGCTCGGCTTCGAGCACGTGGCGCGATTGATCGAAAAACAGGTGATCGAGATTGCACCGCTGGCGTACATGCGCGGCCGGACGTTGAACAACAGCTTCATCATTCTCGACGAAAGCCAGAACACCACGCTGGAACAGATGAAGATGTTCCTGACGCGTATCGGCTTCGGCTCGACCGCCGTGATCACTGGCGACATCACCCAGGTCGACCTGCCGCGCGGCACCAAGAGCGGGCTGGCCCACGTGATCGAGGTGCTCAAGGACGTCAACGGCATCAGCTTCACTCACTTCAAGCCCAAGGATGTGGTGCGTCACCCACTGGTGCAGCGCATCGTCGAGGCGTACGAGGCCTTCGAGGACAAGCAGCCCCAGCCGGGCAAGCGCAACGCCCAGGACCGCGAAAGTGATTGA
- the lnt gene encoding apolipoprotein N-acyltransferase, with protein sequence MHWITRSGWPGNLLALAAGALTTLSLAPFDIWPLALLSIGLIYLGLRELTPKQAAGRGWCYGFGLFASGVSWVYVSIHDFGAAPPVLAGALTLGFVAGLALFFALLGWLWSRWLRPQHAPLLSALTFAALWLALDALRGWVLTGFPWLYAGYSQLDGPLAALAPLGGVWLLSFAIVLTATLLIELPRLFARKSALIGSLAILVALWGGAMGIGQHAWTQTKGEPLTVAAMQGNVAQSIKWDPKKLEMQLLLYRDMTFHSRSTDLIVWPETAVPILKEHADGYLTMMNRFAQQRQSALITGVPVRQPNTDGELRYYNGLTTAGDAQGTYLKQKLVPFGEYVPLQDLLRGLIAFFDLPMSDFARGSPGQALLQAKGYQIAPFICYEVVYPEFAASLAAQSDILLTVSNDAWFGHSIGPLQHLQMAQMRALEAGRWMIRATNNGVTVLIDPQGRIVEQIPAFEEAVLYGEVTPMQGLTPYLQWRSWPLIIVCLLLLGYASLRRRGR encoded by the coding sequence ATGCACTGGATAACCCGCTCCGGCTGGCCGGGTAACCTGCTGGCGCTAGCCGCCGGCGCCCTGACAACCTTGTCGCTCGCTCCCTTCGATATCTGGCCGCTGGCTCTGCTGTCGATCGGATTGATCTACCTGGGCCTGCGCGAGCTGACACCAAAGCAGGCGGCTGGCCGCGGCTGGTGCTACGGCTTCGGCCTGTTCGCCTCAGGCGTGAGCTGGGTTTACGTCAGTATTCATGACTTCGGTGCGGCGCCGCCTGTGCTGGCGGGCGCGCTGACGCTGGGCTTCGTCGCCGGCCTGGCATTGTTCTTCGCCCTGCTCGGCTGGCTCTGGTCGCGCTGGCTGCGGCCACAACACGCGCCGCTACTCAGCGCCCTGACGTTCGCCGCGTTGTGGCTGGCGCTAGACGCGTTGCGTGGTTGGGTGCTGACCGGATTTCCGTGGCTCTATGCCGGCTACAGCCAACTCGACGGCCCCTTGGCGGCGCTTGCACCGCTTGGTGGGGTCTGGCTGCTCAGCTTCGCCATCGTGCTGACGGCGACATTGCTGATCGAACTGCCTCGACTGTTTGCCCGTAAAAGTGCGCTGATCGGCTCGCTGGCGATCCTGGTGGCGCTCTGGGGCGGCGCGATGGGCATCGGACAACACGCCTGGACGCAGACCAAGGGCGAGCCGCTCACGGTTGCTGCAATGCAGGGCAACGTCGCGCAGAGCATCAAATGGGATCCGAAGAAACTCGAGATGCAGCTGCTGCTCTACCGCGACATGACCTTCCACAGCCGCTCTACCGACCTCATCGTCTGGCCCGAAACCGCGGTACCCATCCTTAAGGAGCACGCCGATGGCTACCTGACGATGATGAATCGATTCGCCCAACAACGGCAGTCGGCGCTGATCACCGGGGTGCCGGTGCGCCAGCCCAACACCGACGGCGAACTACGCTACTACAACGGCCTGACCACCGCTGGCGATGCGCAAGGCACCTATCTGAAACAGAAACTGGTGCCCTTTGGCGAATACGTGCCCCTTCAGGATCTGTTGCGTGGCCTGATCGCCTTCTTCGACTTGCCGATGTCCGATTTTGCCCGTGGCTCGCCAGGGCAGGCATTGCTGCAGGCGAAGGGTTATCAGATCGCGCCTTTCATCTGCTATGAGGTCGTCTACCCTGAGTTCGCCGCCAGCCTCGCGGCACAGAGCGACATCCTGCTCACCGTCAGCAACGACGCCTGGTTCGGTCATTCCATCGGTCCATTGCAGCATTTGCAGATGGCGCAGATGCGCGCGCTGGAAGCCGGACGTTGGATGATTCGCGCCACCAACAATGGCGTCACGGTACTGATCGACCCGCAGGGCCGTATCGTCGAGCAGATCCCGGCATTCGAAGAAGCCGTACTCTACGGCGAAGTCACGCCCATGCAGGGACTGACGCCATACCTGCAATGGCGCTCCTGGCCGCTGATCATCGTTTGCCTACTGCTATTGGGCTACGCGTCGTTGAGGCGAAGAGGCCGCTAA
- the hemL gene encoding glutamate-1-semialdehyde 2,1-aminomutase: MSRSETLFASAQNHIPGGVNSPVRAFRSVGGTPLFLKHAEGAYVTDEDDKRYVDYVGSWGPMILGHSHPEVLDAVRRQLAHGLSYGAPTAMETEMAELVCSLVPSMEMVRMVSSGTEATMSAIRLARGHTGRDSIIKFEGCYHGHSDSLLVKAGSGALTQGVPSSAGVPAAFAKHTLTLPFNDLAAVEQMLAEVGSEVACIIVEPVAGNMNCVPPAPGYLQGLREQCDKHGVVLIFDEVMTGFRVALGGAQAHYGVTPDLTTFGKIIGGGMPVGCFGGKRAIMERIAPLGPVYQAGTLSGNPLAMAAGLTTLNLIKRPGFHAELTDYTTRMLQGLKERAVAAGIPFVTTQVGGMFGLYFSDADDIVTFEDVMASDAERFKQFFHAMLDGGVYLAPSAFEAGFTSIAHGDKELQITLDAAERAFARLK; encoded by the coding sequence ATGTCCCGTTCCGAAACCCTCTTCGCCAGCGCCCAGAATCACATCCCAGGCGGTGTCAACTCTCCGGTGCGCGCCTTCCGCAGCGTCGGCGGCACGCCGCTGTTTCTCAAGCACGCCGAAGGTGCATACGTCACGGACGAGGATGACAAGCGCTATGTCGATTACGTCGGCTCCTGGGGCCCGATGATTCTCGGCCACAGCCATCCGGAAGTCCTCGACGCGGTACGCCGTCAGCTGGCGCACGGCCTGTCGTATGGCGCGCCGACCGCCATGGAAACCGAGATGGCCGAACTGGTTTGCAGCCTGGTGCCGTCGATGGAGATGGTGCGCATGGTCAGTTCCGGCACCGAGGCGACGATGAGCGCCATCCGCCTGGCTCGCGGCCATACCGGCCGCGACAGCATCATCAAATTCGAGGGCTGCTACCACGGTCATTCCGATAGCCTGCTGGTCAAGGCCGGTTCGGGCGCGCTGACCCAGGGCGTACCCAGCTCCGCAGGCGTGCCGGCGGCATTCGCCAAGCACACCCTGACGCTGCCGTTCAATGACCTGGCCGCAGTCGAGCAAATGCTCGCAGAGGTCGGCAGCGAGGTCGCCTGCATCATCGTCGAGCCGGTTGCCGGCAACATGAACTGCGTACCGCCGGCGCCCGGTTACCTGCAAGGGCTGCGCGAGCAATGCGACAAGCACGGCGTGGTGCTGATCTTCGACGAAGTGATGACCGGCTTTCGCGTCGCGCTCGGCGGCGCGCAGGCTCACTATGGCGTCACCCCGGATCTGACCACCTTCGGCAAGATCATCGGCGGCGGTATGCCGGTCGGCTGCTTTGGCGGCAAGCGCGCCATCATGGAACGTATCGCACCACTGGGCCCGGTCTACCAGGCCGGCACGCTCTCAGGTAATCCGCTGGCTATGGCTGCCGGCCTGACCACGCTGAATTTGATCAAACGCCCGGGCTTTCATGCCGAGCTCACCGACTACACCACACGCATGCTGCAGGGCCTGAAAGAGCGCGCGGTGGCCGCCGGCATCCCGTTCGTCACCACTCAGGTGGGCGGCATGTTCGGTCTGTATTTTAGCGACGCGGACGACATCGTCACCTTCGAAGACGTGATGGCGAGCGACGCCGAGCGCTTCAAGCAATTCTTCCACGCCATGCTCGATGGCGGCGTGTACCTGGCGCCCAGCGCGTTCGAAGCCGGTTTCACCTCCATCGCCCATGGCGATAAGGAGTTGCAGATAACCCTCGATGCCGCCGAGCGCGCCTTCGCCCGATTGAAGTAA
- the ybeY gene encoding rRNA maturation RNase YbeY: MPDEADLRRWCELALRQRSGDSELTIRLVDEPEGRELNRTWRQKDYATNVLSFPADVPDGPGGVPLLDIPLLGDLVICVPVVEREAAEQGKTPQAHWAHLVIHGCLHLLGYDHIDDDEAEEMESIERHLLAELGHADPYATE, translated from the coding sequence ATGCCTGATGAAGCGGACCTGCGCCGCTGGTGTGAGCTGGCGCTGCGCCAGCGCAGCGGGGATTCGGAGCTGACCATTCGCCTGGTCGACGAACCCGAGGGCCGCGAGCTGAATCGCACCTGGCGGCAGAAGGACTACGCCACCAACGTGCTTTCCTTTCCCGCTGATGTGCCGGACGGGCCGGGCGGCGTTCCGCTATTGGATATCCCGCTTCTGGGCGATCTGGTGATCTGCGTACCGGTAGTCGAGCGCGAAGCGGCCGAACAGGGCAAGACGCCGCAGGCGCACTGGGCGCATCTCGTCATTCACGGCTGCCTGCACCTGCTCGGCTACGATCACATCGACGACGACGAAGCCGAAGAAATGGAAAGCATCGAGCGCCACCTACTGGCGGAACTGGGTCATGCCGACCCCTACGCCACCGAATAG
- a CDS encoding YdcF family protein, giving the protein MPIRYFFKHLLLPPGGLFLLLLAAWWLRRRAPRLAAFCFVIGFGGLWLMSLPVTVEWAARALEREQALEWTDWADLGQQAQAIVVLGAGREQADPGWGSDQPSHIALERLRYASRLAKASELPILASGGLHYGQPPSEALLAAEALQRDFATPTRWLEERSRTTWENAVYSAQMLKTAGIERIVLVTSASHMPRARWCFEQVGLRVITAPVGFLGVPNGRPFGGWLPETKSVWQNGMLLNEAVGMLVYPILYGKEDD; this is encoded by the coding sequence ATGCCGATTCGTTATTTCTTCAAACACCTATTGCTGCCACCGGGCGGCCTGTTTCTGCTGTTGCTTGCCGCCTGGTGGCTTCGGCGGCGTGCGCCGCGGCTGGCCGCGTTCTGTTTCGTAATCGGCTTCGGCGGGCTGTGGTTGATGAGCTTGCCGGTGACCGTCGAATGGGCAGCACGGGCATTGGAGCGCGAGCAGGCGCTGGAGTGGACCGATTGGGCCGATCTTGGACAGCAGGCACAAGCCATCGTGGTGCTCGGCGCCGGTCGCGAGCAGGCTGATCCAGGTTGGGGCTCCGACCAGCCCAGCCATATCGCACTCGAGCGACTGCGTTACGCCTCGCGATTGGCCAAGGCCTCGGAGCTGCCGATCCTGGCCAGCGGCGGCCTGCACTATGGGCAACCGCCGAGCGAAGCTTTGCTGGCCGCCGAAGCGCTGCAACGCGACTTCGCCACGCCGACACGCTGGCTGGAAGAGCGTAGCCGCACCACCTGGGAAAACGCGGTGTACAGCGCGCAGATGCTCAAGACCGCAGGAATCGAGCGCATCGTGCTGGTGACCTCGGCCTCGCATATGCCACGGGCGCGCTGGTGTTTCGAGCAGGTCGGTCTGCGGGTGATCACCGCGCCGGTGGGCTTCCTTGGCGTGCCCAACGGGAGGCCGTTCGGTGGCTGGTTGCCGGAAACGAAATCCGTCTGGCAGAACGGCATGCTGCTCAACGAAGCCGTCGGGATGTTGGTTTATCCGATTCTTTATGGAAAAGAGGATGATTAA
- the thiE gene encoding thiamine phosphate synthase, whose product MKGTKLRGLYAITDSKLLADGRLLPYAEAALKGGARLLQYRDKSDDAARRLREAEALRELCHRHGAQLIINDDAELAARLDVGLHLGQGDGSLSAARALLGRHAIIGATCHARLELAEQAIDEGASYVAFGRFFDSNTKPGAPAATPEMLEQARQRFSQPITVIGGVTLENAPDLIARGASLVAVVHALFATDSASEVERRARAFSELFAGN is encoded by the coding sequence ATGAAAGGCACCAAGTTGCGCGGCCTCTACGCCATCACCGACAGCAAGCTGCTGGCCGATGGGCGCCTGTTGCCGTACGCCGAAGCGGCGTTGAAGGGTGGCGCGCGTCTGCTGCAATACCGCGACAAATCCGATGACGCGGCCCGGCGCCTACGCGAAGCCGAAGCATTGCGCGAACTCTGCCATCGCCATGGCGCGCAACTGATCATCAACGACGATGCCGAGCTGGCCGCGCGCCTCGACGTCGGCCTGCATCTGGGCCAGGGAGACGGCTCGCTGTCCGCTGCCCGCGCCCTGTTGGGCCGCCATGCGATCATCGGCGCAACCTGCCATGCGCGGCTGGAACTAGCCGAACAGGCAATCGACGAAGGTGCGAGCTATGTCGCCTTCGGCAGATTCTTCGACTCCAACACTAAACCCGGCGCCCCGGCCGCCACCCCGGAAATGCTCGAACAGGCACGCCAGCGCTTCAGCCAACCGATCACCGTGATCGGCGGCGTGACACTGGAGAACGCACCTGACCTGATCGCTCGCGGCGCCAGCCTGGTTGCCGTGGTGCATGCGCTGTTTGCAACGGATTCGGCCAGTGAGGTCGAACGCCGCGCGCGGGCATTCAGCGAGCTGTTCGCCGGTAACTGA
- a CDS encoding tetratricopeptide repeat protein encodes MTRTGRSLALGCLLLLSPMLAMAGGNSLLIPATSRCALNTVPEEMHEALRACERAAGEGDLQAAYELGEYHYDGRRAPRDLAKALHWFEQASLQGHALAQHRLGVMFFRGEGVPANNVQAYVVLKMSAVNGAEDALDTADRVSAQMRRDELEIATQVLGQIFRDYLMDLQTAGE; translated from the coding sequence ATGACTCGCACCGGTCGCAGCCTCGCCCTTGGCTGCCTGCTGCTTCTCTCGCCCATGCTGGCCATGGCGGGCGGCAATTCGCTGCTGATTCCCGCAACCTCACGCTGCGCCCTCAATACCGTGCCGGAAGAAATGCACGAAGCCCTGCGCGCGTGCGAGCGGGCCGCTGGCGAAGGCGATCTGCAAGCGGCATACGAGCTCGGCGAGTACCACTACGATGGCCGCCGCGCGCCGCGCGACCTGGCTAAGGCACTGCACTGGTTCGAGCAGGCATCGCTGCAGGGGCACGCCTTGGCTCAGCACCGGCTCGGGGTAATGTTCTTTCGCGGCGAAGGTGTGCCGGCCAACAACGTACAGGCCTATGTGGTGCTGAAGATGTCGGCGGTCAACGGCGCGGAAGACGCGCTGGACACCGCTGATCGCGTCTCCGCCCAGATGCGCCGCGACGAATTGGAAATCGCCACCCAAGTCTTGGGACAGATCTTTCGCGACTATTTGATGGATTTGCAAACGGCGGGCGAATAG
- a CDS encoding hydroxymethylpyrimidine/phosphomethylpyrimidine kinase, which yields MSGPCSRPVVLCLSGHDPSGGAGLQADIEALIAQGCHAAPAVTALTVQDTVDVSDFRVLDRDWVLAQAHAVIADLPVAAVKLGMLGSVEMVETVIEIMQKLPGVPLVCDPVLRAGGGGALGKDEVGYAMRERLFPVSTIATPNLPEARILAGLPEGSADECAEKLLPYIRYLLITGGHGDETEVHNRLYSRDGERHDFSCQRLPGGYHGSGCTLASALAGRLALGENIVSAVKSALDYTWRTLRDAEAPGRGQYIPRRLPLDLA from the coding sequence ATGTCCGGCCCTTGCTCCCGTCCTGTCGTTCTCTGCCTTTCCGGCCACGACCCGAGCGGGGGCGCCGGGTTGCAGGCGGACATCGAGGCGCTGATCGCTCAGGGTTGCCACGCAGCCCCGGCCGTCACTGCGCTGACCGTGCAGGACACCGTCGACGTGTCTGATTTCCGTGTATTGGATCGCGACTGGGTGTTGGCTCAGGCCCACGCCGTCATCGCCGACCTGCCTGTTGCCGCGGTCAAACTGGGCATGCTCGGCTCGGTGGAGATGGTCGAGACCGTCATTGAAATCATGCAGAAACTGCCCGGAGTGCCATTGGTTTGCGACCCGGTGCTGCGTGCCGGCGGCGGCGGCGCGCTGGGCAAGGACGAAGTTGGCTATGCCATGCGCGAGCGCCTTTTCCCCGTATCGACCATCGCGACCCCGAACCTGCCGGAAGCGCGAATTCTCGCCGGACTGCCCGAAGGCAGCGCCGATGAATGCGCGGAGAAATTGCTGCCCTACATTCGCTATCTGCTGATCACCGGCGGACATGGCGATGAGACCGAAGTGCATAACCGCCTGTATTCACGCGACGGCGAACGTCACGACTTCAGCTGTCAGCGCCTGCCGGGCGGCTATCACGGCTCCGGCTGCACCCTGGCCAGCGCGCTCGCGGGCCGTCTGGCTCTTGGCGAAAACATCGTCAGCGCCGTGAAGTCCGCCCTGGATTACACATGGCGCACCTTGCGCGATGCCGAAGCGCCGGGGCGCGGGCAATACATTCCCCGTCGCCTGCCGTTGGATCTGGCCTGA
- the miaB gene encoding tRNA (N6-isopentenyl adenosine(37)-C2)-methylthiotransferase MiaB translates to MTRKLYIETHGCQMNEYDSSRMVDLLGEQQPLEITANPADADVILLNTCSIREKAQEKVFSQLGRWRELKLENPQLVIGVGGCVASQEGAAIRDRAPYVDVVFGPQTLHRLPEMIDAARTTKQPQVDISFPEIEKFDRLPEPRVDGPTAFVSVMEGCSKYCTFCVVPYTRGEEVSRPFDDVIAEVIHLAENGVREVTLLGQNVNGYRGATHDGQTADLAELIRVVAAIDGIDRIRYTTSHPLEFSDALIQAHAEVPELVKYLHLPVQSGSDRVLAGMKRNHTALEYKSRIRKLKAAVPDILISSDFIVGFPGETDKDFEQTMKLIEDVGFDFSYSFVYSSRPGTPAADLVDETPEDVKKQRLAILQQRINQQGFENSRRMAGTTQRILVTDYSKKDPGMLQGRTEHNRIVNFRCDNPRLIGQFVEVYIDDALPHSLRGSLIG, encoded by the coding sequence ATGACCCGCAAGCTCTATATCGAAACCCACGGCTGCCAAATGAACGAGTACGACAGCTCGCGCATGGTAGACCTGCTGGGTGAGCAGCAACCCCTCGAAATCACTGCGAATCCGGCGGATGCCGACGTGATTCTGCTCAACACCTGCTCGATTCGCGAAAAGGCGCAGGAGAAGGTGTTTTCTCAGCTGGGTCGCTGGCGTGAGTTGAAACTGGAAAACCCGCAACTGGTCATCGGCGTCGGCGGCTGCGTGGCGAGCCAGGAAGGCGCGGCGATTCGCGACCGTGCGCCCTACGTGGATGTCGTTTTCGGCCCGCAAACCCTGCATCGCCTGCCGGAGATGATCGACGCGGCGCGCACGACGAAACAGCCGCAGGTCGATATTTCCTTCCCCGAAATCGAGAAATTCGATCGCCTGCCCGAGCCGCGCGTTGACGGCCCGACCGCCTTCGTCTCGGTCATGGAAGGCTGCAGTAAATATTGCACCTTCTGCGTGGTGCCCTACACCCGCGGCGAAGAGGTCAGCCGCCCCTTCGACGACGTGATCGCCGAGGTGATTCACCTGGCCGAGAACGGCGTCCGCGAAGTGACACTGCTCGGCCAGAACGTCAACGGATACCGTGGCGCAACCCATGACGGGCAAACAGCCGATCTGGCCGAGCTGATACGTGTAGTGGCGGCTATCGACGGCATCGACCGTATTCGCTACACCACCAGCCATCCGCTTGAGTTTTCCGATGCCCTGATCCAGGCCCATGCGGAGGTGCCGGAGCTGGTCAAGTACCTGCACCTGCCCGTGCAGTCCGGCTCGGACCGCGTGCTCGCCGGCATGAAACGCAACCACACCGCGCTCGAATACAAATCGCGCATCCGCAAGCTCAAGGCCGCCGTTCCGGACATCCTGATCAGCTCTGACTTCATCGTTGGCTTCCCGGGCGAAACCGATAAGGATTTCGAGCAGACCATGAAGCTGATCGAGGATGTCGGCTTCGATTTCTCCTACTCCTTCGTCTACAGCTCGCGCCCCGGTACACCGGCGGCGGATCTGGTCGACGAGACCCCGGAAGACGTGAAGAAGCAGCGCCTGGCGATCCTGCAACAGCGGATCAACCAGCAGGGCTTCGAAAACAGCCGACGGATGGCTGGTACCACCCAGCGCATCCTGGTCACGGACTATTCCAAGAAAGACCCCGGCATGCTCCAGGGCCGCACCGAGCACAACCGCATTGTCAACTTCCGCTGCGACAATCCCCGCCTGATCGGTCAGTTCGTCGAGGTTTACATCGACGATGCCCTGCCGCATTCGCTGCGCGGTAGTTTGATCGGCTGA
- a CDS encoding HlyC/CorC family transporter, translating to MSEDQSSNGQKSWFGKITQAFAQEPKNREELLEVLRGAHQNKLLDNEALAIVEGAIQVADLQVRDIMVPRSQVMSIRADQTPKEFLPAIISAAHSRYPVVGDSLDEVIGVLLAKDLLPLILQDDHQNFDIKDLLRPATFVPESKRLNVLLREFRANHSHMAIVIDEYGGVAGLVTIEDVLEQIVGDIEDEHDIEEDSYIRPLPSGDFLVKALTPIDSFNEFFESEFPDEEFDTVAGLVMSTFGHLPKRNEVTEIDGFRFRVLNADSRRVHMLRVSRISG from the coding sequence ATGAGCGAAGACCAATCGAGCAACGGGCAGAAGTCCTGGTTTGGGAAAATCACCCAGGCTTTTGCCCAAGAGCCGAAAAACCGCGAGGAGCTGCTGGAGGTCCTGCGCGGTGCCCATCAGAACAAACTGCTAGACAACGAAGCGCTGGCCATTGTCGAGGGCGCCATTCAGGTCGCTGACCTGCAGGTGCGCGACATCATGGTGCCGCGCTCGCAAGTGATGAGCATCCGGGCCGACCAGACGCCTAAGGAGTTCCTGCCGGCGATCATTTCCGCCGCGCACTCGCGCTATCCGGTCGTCGGCGACAGCCTCGACGAAGTGATCGGCGTACTGCTGGCCAAGGATCTGCTTCCTCTGATCCTGCAGGACGACCACCAGAATTTCGACATCAAGGACCTGCTGCGCCCCGCCACCTTCGTGCCGGAGTCCAAGCGCCTCAACGTGCTGCTGCGCGAATTCCGCGCCAACCACAGCCATATGGCCATCGTCATCGACGAATACGGCGGAGTCGCCGGCCTGGTGACCATCGAAGACGTGCTGGAGCAGATCGTCGGTGACATCGAAGATGAGCATGACATCGAAGAAGACAGTTACATCCGCCCATTGCCCAGCGGCGACTTCTTGGTCAAGGCGCTGACGCCGATCGACAGTTTCAATGAGTTCTTCGAAAGCGAATTTCCCGACGAAGAATTCGACACCGTTGCAGGACTGGTCATGAGCACCTTCGGTCATCTCCCCAAGCGTAACGAAGTCACCGAGATCGACGGTTTCCGCTTCCGGGTACTGAACGCTGACAGCCGCCGGGTGCATATGCTGAGAGTCAGCCGGATCAGCGGCTGA